The Zingiber officinale cultivar Zhangliang chromosome 10A, Zo_v1.1, whole genome shotgun sequence genome contains a region encoding:
- the LOC122026437 gene encoding copper methylamine oxidase-like, with protein sequence MATTEEKTAPCCAPRLLPIKPGASAVASKAGWIAEDGTKRSAAVAVSATTAMTSLIDPVEDIEDPYAAKASAKGTPIMMRAQSRHPLDPLSAAEISVAIATVRAAGATPEVRDSMRFVEVVLLEPEKSIVALADAYFFPPFQPSLLPRAKGAPVIPSKLPPRRARLIVYNKKSNETSIWVVELSEVHAATRGGHHRGRVISSEVVPDVQPPLDAIEYAECEAAVKSYPPFIEAMRKRGVDDMDLVMVDTWCAGYHSDVDAPSRRLAKPLIFCRTESDCPMENGYARPVEGIYILVDIPNNVIIEFEDRKLVPLPPADPLRNYTAGETRGGVDRSDVKPLQIIQPEGPSFRVNGYFVEWQKWSFRIGFTPREGLVMYSVAYIDGTRGRRPIAHRLSFVEMVVPYGDPNEPHYRKNAFDAGEDGLGKNAHSLKRGCDCLGYIKYFDAHFTNYTGGVETIENCVCLHEEDHGILWKHQDWRTGLAEVRRSRRLTVSFICTVANYEYGFFWHFYQDGKIEAEVKLTGILSLGALQPGESRKYGTTIAPGLYAPVHQHFFVARMDMAVDCKPTEAFNQVVEVNVKVEEPGQNNIHNNAFYAEEKLLKSELEAMRDCDSLSARHWIIRNTRNVNRTGQPTGYKLVPGLNCLPLAGPEAKFLRRAAFLKHNLWVTPYNRDEMFPGGEFPNQNPRVNEGLATWVKKNRSLEETDIVLWYVFGVTHIPRLEDWPVMPVERIGFMLMPHGFFNCSPAVDVPPSTSEMEKDVGSPKLASSTGLLAKL encoded by the exons ATGGCCACAACTGAGGAAAAAACGGCGCCCTGCTGTGCCCCGCGTCTCCTCCCTATCAAACCCGGCGCTTCGGCCGTTGCCTCCAAGGCGGGATGGATAGCGGAGGATGGAACTAAGAGATCCGCTGCCGTAGCAGTAAGCGCCACGACGGCCATGACCTCGCTCATCGACCCTGTCGAGGATATCGAGGATCCGTATGCTGCAAAGGCTTCTGCCAAGG GGACCCCCATAATGATGAGGGCTCAGTCAAGACACCCTCTTGATCCATTATCTGCTGCTGAAATCTCTGTTGCAATAGCAACTGTTAGGGCTGCTGGTGCAACCCCTGAG GTCAGAGATAGTATGAGGTTTGTTGAAGTTGTTCTATTGGAGCCTGAGAAAAGTATTGTGGCACTAGCTGATGCCTACTTTTTCCCCCCTTTCCAACCATCTCTACTTCCCAGAGCAAAAGGTGCTCCTGTCATCCCAAGCAAGCTTCCTCCTAGGAGGGCTCGGCTTATTGTCTATAACAAAAAGTCAAATGAAACCAGCATCTGGGTTGTTGAACTATCTGAAGTCCATGCTGCTACTCGTGGTGGTCATCATAGAGGGAGAGTCATCTCGTCTGAAGTTGTTCCTGATGTACAGCCTCCCCTG GATGCTATAGAATATGCGGAATGTGAAGCTGCTGTTAAGAGCTATCCTCCATTCATTGAAGCTATGAGAAAGAGAGGAGTAGATGATATGGATCTTGTAATGGTTGATACATG GTGTGCTGGTTATCATAGTGATGTTGATGCTCCTAGCCGTAGACTTGCAAAACCACTAATTTTTTGCCGAACTGAAAGTGATTGCCCCATGGAGAATGGTTATGCACGTCCTGTTGAAGGCATCTATATTCTTGTTGATATACCGAACAATGTGATAATTGAGTTTGAAGATAGAAAATTAGTACCTCTGCCTCCAGCAGATCCATTGAGAAACTACACGGCGGGAGAAACTCGTGGAGGTGTTGACAGAAGTGATGTGAAACCCCTGCAAATTATTCAGCCTGAGGGGCCAAGTTTCCGCGTAAATGGGTATTTTGTGGAATGGCAAAAG TGGAGCTTCCGTATTGGTTTCACACCAAGGGAGGGCTTAGTAATGTACTCTGTAGCATACATTGATGGCACTCGGGGTAGGAGACCTATTGCACATAGATTGAGTTTTGTTGAGATGGTAGTTCCATATGGAGATCCAAATGAGCCGCATTACCGCAAGAATGCATTTGATGCTGGTGAAGATGGTCTTGGGAAAAATGCTCACTCTCTTAAAAGG GGTTGTGATTGCTTGGGTTACATCAAATACTTTGATGCTCATTTTACTAACTATACTGGCGGTGTTGAGACCATTGAAAATTGTGTCTGTTTGCATGAGGAGGACCATGGAATCTTATGGAAACATCAAGATTGGCGAACAGGCTTAGCAGAAGTTAGGCGATCGAGGAGGTTAACTGTTTCTTTCATATGTACTGTTGCTAACTATGAATATGGTTTTTTCTGGCACTTCTATCAG GATGGTAAAATTGAAGCTGAAGTAAAATTGACTGGTATATTAAGCTTGGGAGCTTTGCAACCTGGCGAATCTAGAAAATATGGGACAACCATTGCCCCTGGGTTGTATGCACCAGTTCATCAACATTTCTTTGTTGCTCGTATGGATATGGCTGTTGATTGCAAACCTACTGAAGCATTTAATCAG GTGGTTGAGGTGAATGTTAAAGTTGAAGAGCCAGGCCAAAACAACATTCATAACAATGCTTTTTATGCTGAAGAAAAGCTTCTAAAATCAGAACTGGAGGCTATGCGGGATTGTGATTCTTTATCTGCACGCCATTGGATT ATACGGAACACAAGAAATGTAAATCGAACAGGCCAACCTACAGGCTATAAGCTTGTGCCTGGTCTGAATTGCCTCCCATTAGCTGGTCCAGAAGCAAAGTTTTTGAGAAGAGCTGCCTTCTTAAAGCATAATTTATGGGTCACACCTTATAATCGTGATGAGATGTTTCCTGGAGGAGAGTTTCCCAATCAAAATCCACGCGTAAATGAGGGATTGGCAACATGGGTTAAGAAGAATAGGTCCCTTGAGGAAACTGACATCGTCTTATG GTATGTGTTTGGTGTCACTCACATACCCAGGTTGGAGGATTGGCCTGTCATGCCTGTGGAAAGGATAGGCTTTATGCTCATG CCACATGGTTTCTTTAACTGCTCCCCAGCAGTTGATGTGCCACCAAGCACTAGCGAGATGGAGAAGGATGTTGGATCACCAAAGCTGGCATCCAGCACTGGATTGCTTGCCAAACTTTGA
- the LOC122026438 gene encoding E3 ubiquitin-protein ligase XBAT33-like: protein MGNLLGCSAAGERLVTAARDGDVIEAQKLVEMNPGLARYSTFAGLSSPLHAAAARGHAEIVMMLLEKGADLNLRNICGQTPLMEACCSGRWEVVQTLLLYRCNVSKVEFLSGRTALHFAAAGGHARCIRLLAADVYPGFPLSAITNSSEVEQVGDQHKSLSAKHYDPLALTRFINKAAKGGITALHLAALNGHSNCVHLLLDLNANISAMTLSCASSTITIGSTPLHYAACGGNLKCCQILLSRGADRSTINSNGWLPVDVARSRGSHRLIPLLTPHSSQLVPAFPPSNYLPLPLMSILQIARVNGLNSSTSSCDESDLCAVCLERTCTVAAAGCGHELCTKCALCLCSTSSINSEMSAPPGSVPCPLCRAGIVSFVSLPTNEIEAGQDIGLCGKCHGLIHGRCQNSFATACGSELCMNPFEVVPPAVCEVDGYIIPNHSGFDV from the exons ATGGGGAACTTGCTGGGGTGCTCAGCAGCCGGGGAACGGTTGGTGACGGCGGCGAGGGACGGCGACGTAATTGAGGCGCAGAAGCTGGTGGAGATGAATCCTGGCCTCGCTAGATATTCGACGTTCGCAGGTCTCAGCTCGCCGTTGCATGCCGCCGCCGCCAGAGGCCATGCTGAG ATTGTGATGATGTTGCTGGAGAAGGGAGCAGACTTGAACTTGAGGAACATTTGTGGCCAA actcCATTGATGGAAGCATGCTGCAGTGGTCGATGGGAGGTAGTGCAGACTCTACTACTGTACAGATGCAAT GTATCAAAAGTGGAGTTCTTAAGTGGTAGAACGGCACTTCACTTTGCAGCTGCTGGTGGACACGCTCGATGCATTAGATTACTGGCTGCAGATGTTTATCCTGGTTTTCCTCTTTCTGCAATAACCAATTCCTCAGAGGTTGAACAAGTGGGAGATCAGCACAAGTCTCTGTCAGCAAAACATTATGATCCACT AGCACTCACAAGGTTCATTAACAAGGCAGCAAAGGGTGGTATAACCGCCCTCCACCTTGCTGCTCTAAATGGGCATTCGAATTGcgttcatctgctacttgatctAAATGCTAATATCTCAGCCATGACGCTATCTTGTGCATCGTCGACAATAACAATAG GAAGCACACCTTTGCATTATGCCGCATGTGGTGGAAACCTCAAGTGCTGCCAG ATCCTTCTTTCTCGAGGAGCAGACAGATCGACAATCAATTCCAATGG GTGGCTTCCagttgatgttgcaaggagtcgGGGATCTCATCGGCTTATACCCTTGTTAACACCCCATTCTAGCCAACTTGTTCCTGCTTTTCCTCCATCAAACTACTTGCCTTTGCCTCTCATGAGCATCCTGCAAATAGCAAG AGTGAATGGTTTGAATTCTTCAACTTCCTCTTGTGACGAGAGTGATCTATGTGCTGTTTGTTTGGAGAGAACCTGCACTGTAGCTGCTGCAG GCTGTGGTCATGAACTCTGCACAAAATGTGCACTGTGTCTTTGCTCAACGAGCAGCATTAACTCTGAGATGTCAGCACCACCTGGTTCAGTCCCATGCCCTCTCTGTAGGGCTGGGATTGTGTCTTTTGTAAGCTTGCCGACAAATGAGATCGAGGCAGGCCAAGACATTGGCCTCTGCGGCAAGTGCCACGGTCTCATTCATGGACGCTGTCAGAATTCATTTGCCACAGCTTGTGGATCTGAGTTGTGTATGAACCCGTTTGAGGTAGTTCCTCCAGCAGTTTGTGAAGTTGATGGATATATAATTCCAAACCATTCAGGCTTCGATGTGTGA